The following proteins come from a genomic window of Gopherus flavomarginatus isolate rGopFla2 chromosome 22, rGopFla2.mat.asm, whole genome shotgun sequence:
- the PTAFR gene encoding platelet-activating factor receptor has translation MSSKGGISTLSPLSVTTLSANTSCGVDSEFRYPLFTILYSFIFILGFIANCYVLWIFCRVYAWRKLNEIKIFMVNLIVADLLFLITLPLWIVYYHHQGNWIMPTFLCNVAGYLFFVNTYCSIAFLTVITYNRFQAVTKPITAAQFPTRRRGIFLSAAIWMVIVSSALYYLIGDGTNEEETHHGTMKRCFERYSTTDNTVPILAIHIVIFIIFVFIFLFILVCNLFIIRTLLTKSVQLQKSTRVKQRAFRMVCTVLTVFIVCFVPHHLIDLPWTLTVLELWQKENCPLRQQINDAHQVTLCLLSTNCMLDPVIYCFLTKKFRKHLSENLKSMKGSRKCSRQTTETAIEGTVPINDLPTNPMRNEYSPVSY, from the coding sequence ATGTCCTCGAAGGGGGGAATTAGCACTCTTTCACCCCTGAGTGTCACCACCCTGTCCGCTAATACCTCATGTGGGGTGGACTCTGAGTTCAGATACCCGCTTTTCACCATCTTGTACAGCTTCATCTTCATTCTGGGCTTCATTGCCAATTGCTATGTGCTGTGGATTTTCTGCCGGGTTTATGCTTGGAGGAAACTAAATGAAATCAAGATCTTCATGGTGAACCTGATAGTGGCTGACCTGCTGTTCCTAATCACACTGCCCCTGTGGATCGTTTACTATCACCACCAAGGAAACTGGATTATGCCTACATTCCTGTGTAACGTGGCTGGCTACTTGTTCTTTGTTAACACCTACTGCTCCATCGCCTTTTTGACAGTCATTACATACAACCGATTCCAGGCAGTAACCAAGCCCATCACAGCTGCTCAGTTCCCCACCCGGAGAAGGGGTATCTTCCTCTCTGCAGCTATCTGGATGGTGATAGTGAGCAGTGCTTTGTACTACCTCATTGGCGATGGAACTAATGAGGAGGAGACTCACCATGGCACCATGAAGCGGTGTTTCGAGCGCTATAGCACCACCGACAACACTGTGCCCATCCTCGCCATCCACATTGTCATATTCATTATCTTtgtcttcattttcctgtttataCTGGTGTGTAACTTGTTCATTATCAGGACACTGCTGACCAAGTCAGTGCAGCTGCAGAAGAGCACCCGTGTCAAGCAGAGGGCATTCAGGATGGTATGCACTGTCCTCACTGTATTCATCGTATGCTTTGTACCTCACCATCTCATTGACCTCCCCTGGACCCTGACGGTCCTAGAGCTGTGGCAGAAAGAAAACTGTCCATTGCGCCAGCAGATCAATGACGCCCATCAGGTGACTCTATGCCTCCTGAGCACCAACTGCATGCTGGACCCTGTCATCTACTGCTTCCTCACCAAGAAGTTCAGGAAGCACCTTTCAGAGAATCTTAAAAGCATGAAAGGGAGTCGCAAGTGTTCCAGGCAAACCACTGAAACAGCGATTGAGGGCACAGTGCCCATCAATGACCTCCCCACCAACCCCATGAGAAATGAATATAGCCCTGTCTCCTACTGA